GCGTACCAACGACCCCGCGGCGATCACCGTTTCTCCGCCGTCGAGCGCGACGTGCTCGACTTCTGGCGGGACGCCGACGTTTTCCACCGTTCGCTCGAGAGCCGCCGCGGCGGCCCCCGCTTCGTCTTCTACGAAGGTCCGCCGACCGCCAACGGGCTGCCGCACAACGGCCACGTCCTGACGCGCGTGGTGAAGGACCTCTTCCCGCGCTACAAGGCGATGCGCGGGTTCGACGTGCCGCGCAAGGCGGGTTGGGACACCCACGGCCTGCCGGTCGAGGTCGAGGTCGAGAAGGAACTCGGGATCCACGGCAAGGCGGAGATCGAGGCCTACGGGATCGAGCCGTTCACGCGGCGCTGCATCGACTCGGTCTTCCGCTACACGAAGGAGTGGGAGGAACTGACGCGGCGGATCGGCTTCTGGATCGACCTGCCGAGCGCCTACGTCACCTTCCACAAGTCGTACGTCGAGTCGGTCTGGTGGGCGCTGTCGGAACTGCACCGCAAGGGGCTGCTCTACCGCGGCCACAAGGTCGTCTGGTGGTGGCCGCAGGGCGGGACCGCCCTCTCCTCGGGCGAGGTCGGCCTCGGCTACAAGACGGTGGACGACCCGGCGGTCGTGGCCCGCTTCCGCAGCGTCGCGCGCCCCGGCGTCTCCTACCTCGCCTGGACGACGACGCCCTGGACGCTGCCGAGCAACTGCGCCCTCGCCGTGCGCGCCGACCTCGAGTACGTTCGGGCGCGGATCGAGCGGGACGGCGCGCGCGAGGACGTGATCGTCGCCGCGGCGCTGGTCGAGAAGATCTGCGGCGCCGAGGGCGTGGAGATCGTCGAGCGGTTCCCGGGGAGCGCGCTGGTCGGCGAGAAGTACGAGCCGCTCTTCCGCTACGCCGCGCCGGAAGACGGGCGGGCGCACGAGATCATCGCCGCCGACTACGTCGGGGCCGAGGAAGGGACGGGAATCGTCCACATCGCCCCGGCGTTCGGCGAGGACGACTTCAAGGCCTGCCGCGCCGCGGGAATCGGCTTCCTGCAGCTCCTCGGGCCGGACGGCAAGTTCCCGCCCGAAGTGACGGACTTCGCCGGCCGCTTCTGCAAGGAAGCGGACCGCGACATCGTGCGCCACCTCAAGGGGCGCGGCCTCGTCTTCCACGAGGGGAGCTGCCGCCACGAGTATCCGTTCTGCTGGCGCGCCAGCTCCGACCCGCTGATCCAGTACGCCCGGCCGGCGTGGTTCATCCGCACCACCGACCGGATCGCCGACGCGATCGCGAACAACCGCGCCGTCGATTGGCTGCCGGAGCACATCAAGGAAGGGCGGTTCGGCGACTTCCTCGCCAACAACGTCGACTGGGCGCTGTCGCGCGAGCGGTACTGGGGCACGCCGCTGCCGATCTGGGTCTGCGACAAGTGCGGCCGCGAGGAGGCGATCTCCCGCCTCGACGACGCCGTGGCGCGCAACCCGCGCGCCCTCGACCACTGGAACAAGGCGGTCGCGGCCGACCCGACCCTCTCCGAGCACCTCGTCGTGCACAAGCCGTGGGTGGACGAGATCACGTTCCCCTGCGGCTGCGGCGGCACGATGAAGCGCGTGCCGGAGGTCATCGACTGCTGGTTCGACTCGGGCTGCATGCCGTTCGCCC
This region of bacterium genomic DNA includes:
- the ileS gene encoding isoleucine--tRNA ligase, with the protein product MAYQRPRGDHRFSAVERDVLDFWRDADVFHRSLESRRGGPRFVFYEGPPTANGLPHNGHVLTRVVKDLFPRYKAMRGFDVPRKAGWDTHGLPVEVEVEKELGIHGKAEIEAYGIEPFTRRCIDSVFRYTKEWEELTRRIGFWIDLPSAYVTFHKSYVESVWWALSELHRKGLLYRGHKVVWWWPQGGTALSSGEVGLGYKTVDDPAVVARFRSVARPGVSYLAWTTTPWTLPSNCALAVRADLEYVRARIERDGAREDVIVAAALVEKICGAEGVEIVERFPGSALVGEKYEPLFRYAAPEDGRAHEIIAADYVGAEEGTGIVHIAPAFGEDDFKACRAAGIGFLQLLGPDGKFPPEVTDFAGRFCKEADRDIVRHLKGRGLVFHEGSCRHEYPFCWRASSDPLIQYARPAWFIRTTDRIADAIANNRAVDWLPEHIKEGRFGDFLANNVDWALSRERYWGTPLPIWVCDKCGREEAISRLDDAVARNPRALDHWNKAVAADPTLSEHLVVHKPWVDEITFPCGCGGTMKRVPEVIDCWFDSGCMPFAQWGFPHQGVEEFRKAYPADFISEAIDQTRGWFYSLLMVATLVFDEETRKKHGLELPSPYPRPYKTCIVLGHVCDAEGKKESKSSGNYTPPDLVFEGKFSLTLAPARRVAKPPKADEAMLLPAQLKSLGLEPGARLVVGRADDAGRTFSAKVAAGPVGKESIVLGDDVRAALGLEDGAQVVVHGLDDPPGADAFRWFFYSAGPVWNNTRNSLRAIREGQNEFLVRWQNVLQFFLIYASIDGFDPAAGNPARDGALPDFARGEGRRP